A genomic stretch from Anaerolinea thermophila UNI-1 includes:
- a CDS encoding M1 family aminopeptidase: MRQGLNHTFKGILSILTLWILTLAGACAPIPTPTPASTATPLPVFTATPTHTSIPSPTPTPQENILSRPRYTLTAVLDYPAHSLNVQERIAYTHAAEESLSEVWLVMDALLYPGAFQMDSLQSVSGPALKDVRQERIWIKAQLKTPLQKGETLELDMAYRLNLPARVAQEGLRPQVFGWSERQTNLVDWYAYLPPYIPGEGWLAHPPGYYGEHQVYPLSDFEVNLQVLGAPAGLTIAASAPESQRGEWYTYTLEGARTFALSLSPSLTHTTRQVGTVIIHNYTFPYHQNAGERVLNTAAQALELYARLFSPYPHQHLAVVEADFLDGMEYDGLFFLSYGFYNLDNGTPAQYLVALTAHETAHQWFYGVVGNDQALQPWLDEALCTYAEKLYYETYAPEALTWWWEARVKYYQPRGYVDDSIYNPHGEAQPYRAYRDAVYLNGAVFLDELRRAMGDEAFFDFLRLYVSENQGKIASARDFFGLLRKMTSVPLEPLLQRFFQFIP; encoded by the coding sequence ATGCGCCAGGGTTTAAACCATACCTTCAAGGGCATTCTCTCCATCCTAACTCTCTGGATTCTTACACTCGCAGGGGCGTGTGCGCCTATACCCACTCCAACGCCAGCATCTACTGCCACGCCCCTGCCCGTATTCACCGCCACGCCTACTCATACTTCAATTCCCTCTCCCACACCCACCCCGCAAGAGAACATTTTATCCCGTCCACGCTACACCCTGACCGCCGTGCTGGATTATCCCGCGCACAGCCTGAACGTGCAGGAACGTATTGCTTATACCCATGCCGCCGAGGAAAGCCTTAGCGAAGTCTGGCTGGTGATGGATGCCCTGCTGTATCCGGGGGCATTCCAGATGGACTCTCTGCAAAGCGTCAGCGGACCGGCTTTGAAAGACGTCCGTCAGGAACGTATCTGGATCAAAGCCCAATTGAAAACACCCCTGCAAAAAGGAGAAACCCTTGAATTGGACATGGCCTACCGGCTCAACCTGCCCGCAAGGGTGGCACAGGAAGGCTTGCGCCCACAGGTCTTTGGCTGGTCGGAGCGTCAGACCAATCTGGTGGACTGGTATGCCTACCTGCCCCCGTACATTCCCGGCGAGGGATGGCTGGCACATCCGCCGGGCTATTACGGCGAGCATCAGGTGTACCCGTTAAGCGATTTTGAGGTCAATCTGCAAGTTCTTGGTGCGCCGGCAGGACTGACCATTGCCGCCAGTGCGCCCGAAAGCCAACGGGGGGAATGGTACACATACACCCTGGAAGGCGCGCGCACCTTCGCGCTCTCTCTCAGCCCTTCATTGACTCACACCACCCGGCAGGTAGGGACGGTCATCATCCACAATTACACCTTCCCCTACCATCAAAACGCCGGAGAGCGGGTGCTGAACACTGCGGCGCAGGCGCTGGAACTGTATGCGCGCCTGTTTTCGCCCTATCCGCACCAGCACCTTGCCGTGGTGGAAGCCGATTTTCTGGATGGCATGGAGTACGACGGATTATTTTTTCTCAGTTATGGTTTTTACAATCTGGATAACGGCACGCCGGCGCAGTACCTGGTGGCACTGACTGCCCACGAGACGGCACATCAGTGGTTTTATGGCGTGGTGGGCAACGACCAGGCCCTTCAACCCTGGCTGGATGAAGCCCTATGTACTTACGCCGAGAAGTTGTACTACGAAACCTACGCCCCGGAGGCGCTGACCTGGTGGTGGGAAGCGCGGGTGAAGTATTACCAGCCGCGCGGCTACGTGGACGACAGCATCTATAACCCGCATGGCGAAGCCCAACCCTACCGCGCTTACCGCGATGCCGTGTACCTCAACGGGGCGGTTTTCCTTGACGAACTGCGCCGCGCCATGGGCGATGAGGCTTTTTTTGACTTTCTGAGACTTTACGTCAGCGAAAATCAGGGTAAAATAGCCAGCGCGCGGGATTTCTTCGGACTCTTACGAAAGATGACGTCCGTGCCTCTCGAACCACTGTTACAGCGTTTTTTCCAATTCATTCCGTAA
- the arfB gene encoding alternative ribosome rescue aminoacyl-tRNA hydrolase ArfB — protein MSIPPEEIRFTAIRASGPGGQNVNKVSTAVQLHFDVLRSKALPVDVKERLVKIAGKRVNEQGVLIIEARAYRTQEQNRADALRRLQELVEKARHVPKVRKKSQPSGGGRAREKRYISEKKRLRRLDLSEWEE, from the coding sequence ATGAGCATCCCCCCGGAAGAAATTCGTTTTACCGCCATCCGCGCCAGCGGACCAGGCGGTCAAAACGTGAACAAAGTCAGCACGGCAGTGCAACTGCACTTTGACGTTCTGCGATCCAAAGCCCTGCCGGTGGATGTGAAAGAACGGCTGGTTAAAATTGCCGGGAAGCGGGTGAATGAGCAGGGTGTGCTGATCATCGAAGCCCGGGCATACCGCACCCAGGAACAGAATCGCGCCGATGCTCTGAGGCGTTTGCAAGAGTTGGTCGAGAAAGCCCGGCATGTCCCGAAAGTACGCAAGAAATCCCAGCCCTCAGGGGGCGGACGAGCGCGGGAAAAGCGCTACATCTCCGAGAAGAAGCGCCTGCGCCGCCTGGATCTTTCGGAGTGGGAAGAATAA
- a CDS encoding nitroreductase family protein, with amino-acid sequence MSTISELICKNRSYRRFYQQEAVSMETLRDLVDLARLSPSAANRQPLRYYLSCDSETNAKIFPTLAWAGYLRDWQGPEEGERPSAYIIILLDTEISKNAGCDHGIAAQSILLGATERGLGGCIIASIQRDALRTALDIDPRYEILLVLALGKPKETVVIEPLPPDGDIRYWRTPDGVHHVPKRSLDDLILNR; translated from the coding sequence ATGAGCACCATAAGTGAATTGATTTGCAAAAACCGCAGTTACCGCCGTTTTTATCAGCAGGAAGCGGTTTCCATGGAAACCCTGCGCGATTTGGTAGATCTGGCGCGCCTTTCTCCAAGCGCCGCCAACCGCCAGCCTTTGCGTTATTATCTTTCCTGCGATTCCGAAACCAACGCCAAAATCTTTCCTACGCTGGCATGGGCGGGCTACCTGCGCGACTGGCAAGGACCTGAAGAGGGCGAGCGCCCTTCTGCCTATATCATCATCCTGCTGGATACCGAAATCAGCAAAAACGCCGGCTGTGACCACGGGATCGCCGCGCAAAGCATCCTGCTGGGCGCTACTGAACGCGGATTAGGCGGATGTATCATCGCCTCTATCCAGCGGGATGCCCTGCGTACCGCACTGGATATTGACCCGCGTTATGAAATCCTGCTGGTGCTGGCGCTGGGCAAACCCAAAGAGACCGTAGTGATTGAGCCGCTCCCGCCCGATGGAGATATTCGCTACTGGCGCACTCCCGACGGCGTGCATCACGTCCCCAAGCGCTCGCTGGACGACCTGATTCTCAACCGTTGA
- a CDS encoding transposase, translating to MARIAYRLAKQALPMYSHAKSPHHFTLPQLGACVLLMFYLNLSYRDMEEWLLASDAVGKELELPRVPDHTTLQRTYAKIRKADWMRMNETLLEEIGRPEEEGVAADSTGFSPGPASSYYQSRSGKAYRHWAKGVYAVGIVSQFILAMQSGWGPGSDAPYLGYLRRKARRFAKRRAWVLLADSGFDGRTVRPQDLIPPVRRGGNLLAPERRARSELVSAARLDGLYGQRWKTETVNSVIKRKFGQAIRSRKRSLQNREPIIKGLVYNIHR from the coding sequence GTGGCGAGGATCGCCTACCGGCTTGCCAAACAAGCATTACCGATGTATTCACATGCCAAGAGTCCCCATCACTTCACGTTGCCGCAGTTGGGGGCCTGTGTTTTGTTGATGTTCTACCTGAATCTCAGCTATCGCGACATGGAAGAATGGCTGCTGGCAAGCGATGCGGTTGGTAAGGAGCTGGAATTACCGCGTGTTCCCGATCATACGACCCTGCAACGTACCTACGCCAAGATACGCAAAGCGGATTGGATGCGCATGAACGAGACCTTGCTCGAGGAAATCGGACGGCCTGAAGAAGAAGGGGTGGCTGCCGATAGTACCGGCTTCTCACCCGGCCCGGCCAGTTCTTACTACCAAAGCCGTTCGGGAAAAGCCTATCGCCACTGGGCGAAGGGCGTTTATGCCGTTGGAATTGTCTCGCAATTCATCCTTGCGATGCAATCCGGCTGGGGTCCAGGTAGCGATGCCCCTTATCTGGGCTATCTGCGCCGCAAAGCCAGGCGGTTTGCCAAACGTCGGGCTTGGGTCTTGCTGGCCGATTCAGGGTTCGATGGTCGGACTGTCCGGCCTCAAGACTTGATTCCACCCGTTCGGCGAGGTGGAAATTTGCTGGCCCCTGAACGACGAGCAAGAAGCGAGCTTGTCTCTGCGGCTCGCCTGGATGGTCTCTATGGTCAACGCTGGAAGACCGAAACCGTGAATTCGGTCATCAAGCGCAAATTCGGGCAAGCCATCCGCTCGCGGAAACGCAGCCTGCAAAACCGAGAACCGATTATCAAAGGACTGGTCTACAACATACACCGCTAG
- a CDS encoding Flp family type IVb pilin, with protein MLFAAKEKGQGLVEYALILVLVAVVVIVILALLGPAIGNIFSNIVNRI; from the coding sequence ATGTTATTCGCTGCTAAAGAAAAAGGTCAAGGTCTGGTAGAGTACGCGCTGATTCTGGTGCTCGTGGCCGTCGTCGTGATCGTCATCCTCGCCCTCCTGGGCCCCGCCATCGGCAACATCTTCAGCAACATCGTCAACCGCATCTAG
- a CDS encoding sensor histidine kinase, which produces MLTLFRRHLAWKLFLSYVIVVLVGVVVLATATSFSVPAAFERHMAGMSAMMPGMMGNSHSMEMELFANYRASVTEALSLAVITALIAAVVASYFISRQVVNPIRTMMNLSHRIAEGEYKERLTISGDLSQLDELDQLALSFNQMADKLEKTETMRRQLIGDVAHELRTPLAAIKGYIEGLMDGVIPAEGNTYQQIHDEINRLQRLVDDLQELSRVESGAFHLKPELVSLSDLMDTIQNIFVPQFIHKGIQFQIQIEPNLPPVLIDKDRILQVLTNLVGNALQYTPSGGKVTVQISKQRTEILISVSDTGIGISPEHLPFIFNRFYRTDKSRARASGGSGIGLTIAQALVKAHHGRIWAESGGEGKGSTFYFTLPIPKKNL; this is translated from the coding sequence ATGCTCACACTTTTCCGTAGACATCTCGCCTGGAAATTATTCCTTTCCTATGTAATTGTGGTACTGGTTGGAGTAGTGGTACTTGCAACGGCTACCAGTTTTTCTGTTCCGGCGGCTTTTGAACGGCATATGGCAGGAATGAGCGCAATGATGCCAGGCATGATGGGCAATTCTCATTCAATGGAGATGGAATTATTTGCCAACTACCGGGCATCTGTCACAGAAGCACTTTCTCTGGCTGTGATTACGGCATTAATCGCGGCTGTAGTGGCAAGTTATTTCATCAGCCGTCAGGTGGTCAACCCAATCCGTACCATGATGAATCTCAGCCATCGCATCGCAGAAGGAGAATACAAAGAAAGGTTAACAATCTCCGGAGATTTATCTCAATTGGATGAACTGGATCAACTGGCGCTCAGTTTTAACCAGATGGCAGATAAGTTGGAAAAGACCGAAACCATGCGCAGGCAGTTAATTGGCGACGTAGCCCACGAACTGCGTACGCCGCTGGCTGCAATTAAAGGGTATATAGAAGGACTGATGGATGGAGTAATCCCTGCCGAAGGAAACACTTACCAGCAAATCCACGACGAAATCAATCGCTTGCAACGTTTAGTAGATGACTTACAGGAACTCAGTCGAGTAGAATCTGGTGCATTCCATCTCAAACCCGAATTGGTTTCACTCTCTGATTTAATGGATACTATCCAGAATATATTTGTTCCTCAATTTATCCATAAGGGGATACAATTTCAAATCCAAATCGAGCCTAACCTTCCACCGGTTCTGATCGATAAAGACCGCATTCTACAGGTATTGACCAATCTGGTCGGGAATGCACTGCAATATACCCCCAGCGGTGGAAAAGTCACCGTTCAAATAAGCAAACAACGAACGGAAATCTTAATTTCTGTGTCTGATACCGGTATAGGAATATCTCCCGAGCATTTGCCTTTCATTTTCAATCGCTTTTACCGCACGGATAAATCCAGAGCCCGAGCCAGCGGAGGAAGCGGAATTGGCTTGACAATTGCTCAAGCACTGGTGAAAGCGCATCATGGACGCATTTGGGCAGAAAGTGGCGGCGAAGGTAAAGGCAGCACGTTTTATTTCACTCTGCCTATTCCCAAAAAGAATCTTTAA
- a CDS encoding SHOCT domain-containing protein codes for MMFCGFGNFGGFGWIGMILNLVITIGLLVGLILLVVWAVRRLSESGVQSTSSQTARDIAQARYARGEISREEYQQIISDLSR; via the coding sequence ATGATGTTTTGTGGATTTGGTAACTTCGGAGGATTTGGATGGATTGGCATGATCCTGAATCTGGTCATTACGATTGGTTTGCTGGTTGGTCTGATATTACTGGTAGTGTGGGCAGTACGGCGGCTCAGTGAAAGCGGTGTCCAGAGCACATCGAGTCAAACTGCCCGCGATATCGCTCAGGCTCGTTATGCCAGAGGGGAAATCTCGCGAGAAGAATATCAGCAAATTATCTCGGACCTGAGTCGTTAG
- a CDS encoding SHOCT domain-containing protein — translation MMGFGMIGGMILFWGLLILLAVLLIKGLFHSNQTVGNNRSSTTLSPREILEQRYARGEITREQFLQMQKDLQ, via the coding sequence ATGATGGGATTTGGAATGATAGGCGGTATGATTTTGTTTTGGGGACTTCTCATTCTCCTGGCAGTTCTGCTCATAAAAGGGTTGTTCCATTCAAATCAAACGGTCGGTAACAACCGATCCAGCACTACCCTCTCACCACGAGAAATCCTTGAACAGCGTTATGCCAGAGGTGAAATCACTCGAGAGCAGTTCCTGCAGATGCAGAAAGATCTTCAATAA
- a CDS encoding IS66 family transposase: MKIILQLPQVKRKKPARPKRCPYCQGETFQRWGVEKRRIEDVKVRHVEVVRYRCTRCRRTFRDYPEGVGNGRHSERLKKLSVILWSLGLSYRRVAGVLRIFGLRLSHMSGWRHVQAEGEKLMGELKWKSVRVVGVDGAWVGGKGVMVAVDLGDGSLLEVAEVDEKDSRALFTWLKRLKEMHDIGAIVSDDLAIYKQLTDELEIGHQVCQFHVRRWVKHALKGLQAELDPAWQGVLEKVEEILRDLPLHGDRLLHRLWKSLPGRSTPPEGKRTPLEKLRDLILRLSRDWQRYVAFYADVGIPWTNNRTEQMIGRLKSRAQQARRYKTTAGLLRGSTVACQFWA; the protein is encoded by the coding sequence ATGAAGATTATACTCCAACTGCCACAGGTAAAACGAAAAAAGCCTGCTCGTCCGAAGCGCTGTCCATATTGTCAGGGGGAGACATTCCAGCGATGGGGAGTGGAGAAAAGGCGCATCGAGGATGTCAAAGTTCGTCATGTCGAGGTGGTGAGGTATCGATGCACACGGTGCAGGCGCACCTTTCGGGACTATCCGGAGGGGGTAGGCAATGGACGGCACAGTGAACGGTTGAAGAAATTGAGTGTGATCCTGTGGTCACTGGGATTGAGTTATCGCAGGGTAGCCGGGGTGTTGAGGATCTTTGGGCTGAGGCTCAGTCATATGAGCGGGTGGCGGCATGTACAGGCAGAGGGGGAAAAGTTGATGGGGGAATTGAAATGGAAAAGCGTGCGGGTGGTGGGGGTAGATGGAGCCTGGGTGGGAGGCAAAGGAGTGATGGTGGCGGTGGATCTGGGAGATGGTAGTCTGCTGGAGGTTGCCGAGGTAGACGAGAAAGACAGCCGGGCTCTGTTCACCTGGCTGAAACGGTTGAAAGAGATGCATGACATCGGCGCCATCGTGAGCGATGATCTGGCGATCTACAAGCAACTGACCGATGAACTGGAGATAGGGCATCAGGTCTGTCAGTTTCATGTGCGGCGCTGGGTAAAGCATGCTTTGAAGGGGTTACAGGCTGAGTTGGATCCAGCCTGGCAGGGGGTGCTTGAAAAGGTCGAGGAAATCCTGCGCGACCTGCCATTGCATGGAGACCGCCTCTTACACCGCCTGTGGAAATCCCTGCCGGGCAGGAGTACACCACCGGAAGGAAAACGCACGCCCCTGGAAAAACTCCGCGACCTGATCCTGCGCTTATCGCGTGATTGGCAACGCTATGTGGCTTTCTATGCTGATGTGGGTATTCCCTGGACCAATAATCGCACGGAACAGATGATTGGCAGGCTCAAGAGCCGCGCCCAGCAAGCCAGGCGATATAAAACCACCGCCGGGTTGCTCCGCGGAAGCACAGTTGCCTGTCAGTTCTGGGCATGA
- a CDS encoding response regulator transcription factor, translating to MLMNEGRKLSPAKILLIDDEISIHTVVTAYLKAEGYEYQSAMDGPSGLAMARSFKPDIIILDVMLPGMDGIELLAHLRRESNVYVIMLTARSEETDKIVGLSVGADDYLTKPFSPRELMARIKAALRRLNPPPAATSETAMLNFAHVRIDPSARRVWVNNTLIDLTTVEFDLLLTLAQHHGRVLSREQLLEKVWGYDYYGDTRVVDVHIGHIRQKLGNNTWIETVRGVGYRFEDN from the coding sequence ATGCTTATGAACGAGGGAAGAAAGTTGTCTCCAGCAAAGATTCTCTTAATTGACGACGAAATTTCAATCCATACGGTCGTGACGGCATACTTAAAAGCAGAAGGCTATGAGTACCAATCGGCAATGGACGGGCCTTCAGGCTTGGCAATGGCACGCTCTTTCAAACCGGATATCATTATTCTGGACGTAATGCTACCGGGCATGGACGGCATCGAACTCTTAGCTCATTTGAGGCGGGAGTCAAACGTGTACGTCATCATGCTGACAGCGCGCTCTGAAGAAACAGACAAAATCGTTGGGCTTTCGGTCGGTGCAGATGACTATCTGACAAAGCCTTTCAGTCCACGAGAGTTAATGGCTCGTATCAAAGCGGCTCTGCGGCGATTGAATCCTCCGCCAGCCGCCACAAGTGAGACTGCCATGCTTAATTTTGCTCATGTGCGAATCGATCCATCCGCACGGCGCGTTTGGGTCAATAACACTTTGATTGACCTCACTACTGTGGAGTTTGATCTACTGCTTACGCTTGCCCAGCATCATGGCAGGGTGCTGAGTCGAGAACAATTGCTGGAAAAAGTGTGGGGGTATGATTATTATGGCGATACTCGTGTTGTCGATGTACATATCGGGCATATTCGTCAGAAACTGGGCAACAACACATGGATTGAAACCGTTCGCGGGGTAGGCTATCGCTTTGAAGACAATTAG
- a CDS encoding aldo/keto reductase, whose amino-acid sequence MEYRPLGRTGWKVSAISFGAWAIGGTWGPVQDEESIAALHRAIDMGVNFIDTADVYGDGRSERLIAQVKKSRKEEIIVATKAGRRLNPHTAEGYNRQNLTTFVERSLKNLEVEALDLLQLHCPPTPVYYMPEVFGILDNLVAAGKIRYYGVSVEKVEEALKAIEYPNVQSVQIIFNVFRMRPAELFFREAARRQVGIIARVPLASGLLTGKITRETQFSPDDHRAFNRQGEAFDRGETFSGVDLDIALQAVEELRPLVPPGMTMTQFALRWILMFPEVTCAIPGAKRPSQAEENFSAADLPPLSEETMQKVKAIYDARIKPLVHHYW is encoded by the coding sequence ATGGAATACCGACCTTTAGGTCGAACAGGGTGGAAGGTTTCCGCCATCAGTTTTGGGGCATGGGCAATTGGCGGCACCTGGGGTCCCGTCCAGGATGAAGAATCCATCGCCGCCCTGCACCGCGCCATTGATATGGGTGTTAACTTCATCGACACCGCCGATGTGTACGGGGACGGCCGTTCGGAGCGTTTGATTGCTCAGGTGAAAAAGTCCCGCAAGGAAGAAATTATCGTCGCCACCAAAGCCGGGCGGCGGCTCAACCCACACACCGCCGAAGGTTACAATCGCCAGAATCTGACGACTTTTGTCGAGCGCAGTCTCAAGAACCTGGAAGTCGAGGCGTTAGATCTTTTGCAACTGCATTGCCCGCCCACGCCGGTCTACTACATGCCCGAAGTCTTTGGCATTCTGGATAACCTGGTAGCGGCAGGGAAAATCCGCTATTACGGCGTCAGCGTGGAGAAAGTTGAAGAAGCCCTCAAAGCCATCGAGTATCCCAACGTGCAAAGTGTGCAGATCATCTTCAATGTGTTCCGCATGCGCCCTGCTGAGTTGTTCTTCCGCGAAGCCGCCCGCCGGCAGGTGGGCATCATTGCCCGCGTGCCCCTGGCTTCTGGCTTGCTCACGGGGAAAATCACCCGCGAGACGCAATTCAGTCCCGATGACCACCGCGCGTTCAACCGTCAGGGCGAAGCCTTTGACCGCGGCGAGACCTTCTCAGGTGTGGATCTGGACATTGCGCTACAAGCCGTAGAAGAACTGCGTCCTCTGGTGCCGCCCGGCATGACCATGACGCAATTTGCCCTGCGCTGGATTCTGATGTTCCCCGAGGTCACCTGCGCCATCCCCGGCGCCAAGCGACCCTCGCAGGCAGAAGAGAACTTCAGCGCCGCCGACCTGCCGCCGCTCTCCGAAGAAACCATGCAGAAGGTCAAAGCCATTTATGATGCCCGCATCAAGCCACTAGTGCATCACTACTGGTAA
- a CDS encoding peptidylprolyl isomerase, with translation MQIRFLNVFLGGMLVLAWLAGCTPTPAAPAVTETPVPSVPLPPTAVPSPTPTPQPLVLVVNGEGVPLAEYEASLKQLQEAQAQMGLTSTPEEQRRMVLDDLIAATLLAQAAFKEGFTLDDAALEEQIAALAEQRGGMSALQNWMTRMGYDEVSFRSALRRSLAAAWMRDTIAAQVPERAEQVHARQILLMTPETAQQVLNQIRAGANFATLAFGYDLTTGGDLGWFPRGYLTQPAVEEAAFALQPGEVSEIIQTELGYHILQVLERETDRLLSPDARLTLQRKALEAWLQQARTQAQIEERLP, from the coding sequence ATGCAAATTCGTTTCCTTAATGTCTTTCTCGGCGGGATGCTGGTGCTGGCGTGGCTGGCGGGATGTACGCCCACCCCCGCTGCGCCTGCGGTGACCGAGACGCCTGTCCCTTCGGTCCCCCTTCCCCCCACCGCAGTCCCCTCTCCCACCCCCACGCCTCAGCCGCTGGTGCTCGTGGTCAACGGCGAAGGGGTGCCGCTTGCTGAGTATGAAGCCAGTTTGAAGCAACTCCAGGAAGCCCAGGCGCAAATGGGGTTAACCAGCACGCCTGAGGAACAGCGCCGCATGGTGCTGGATGACCTTATCGCGGCGACCCTGCTGGCGCAAGCCGCTTTTAAAGAAGGCTTTACTCTGGATGATGCCGCTCTGGAAGAGCAGATTGCCGCACTGGCGGAACAGCGCGGCGGTATGTCTGCCCTGCAGAACTGGATGACCCGCATGGGCTACGATGAAGTCTCGTTTCGCTCGGCCTTGCGGCGTTCGCTCGCCGCGGCGTGGATGCGCGACACCATCGCCGCTCAGGTGCCTGAGCGTGCCGAGCAGGTTCACGCCCGCCAGATTTTGCTCATGACTCCCGAAACCGCTCAGCAGGTGCTGAACCAGATTCGTGCTGGCGCAAACTTTGCAACTTTAGCCTTTGGGTATGACCTCACCACCGGCGGTGATTTAGGCTGGTTCCCCCGTGGATACCTGACTCAGCCCGCCGTCGAAGAAGCCGCCTTTGCCCTGCAACCCGGCGAGGTCAGCGAGATCATTCAGACCGAACTGGGCTATCATATTCTTCAGGTGCTGGAGCGGGAGACCGACCGCCTGCTTTCGCCCGATGCCCGGCTGACCCTGCAACGCAAAGCCTTGGAAGCCTGGCTTCAACAGGCGCGCACTCAAGCCCAGATAGAAGAACGCCTGCCTTGA